One Marinibacterium anthonyi genomic region harbors:
- the hss gene encoding Homospermidine synthase, giving the protein MTEEHPVYGRIEGHIVIIGFGSIGKGVWPLIERHFEYDADKLTVIEPDAGHATFLRQHKLNHVTTALTPDNYREVLGELFADGGFCVNLSVDTSSLDIMKFCREIGVLYIDTVVEPWAGYYFGETDNAARTNYALRQKVRDEKAANPGGTTAVSCCGANPGMVSWFVKEGLMELAKGLGRDVDMPADRDGWGRLMQSLGVKGVHIAERDTQARRVPRPRDVFVNTWSVEGFISEGFQPAELGWGTHETWFPENGHSHDTGCRAGIWLDRPGAITRVHTWCPTPGPQFGFLVTHNEAISISDYFTVGDAAAPEFRPTCHYAYHPCDDAVLSLHEMFGSGRQQTKHHILTEDEIVEGIDELGVLLFGHEKNAMWYGSRLSNEEARDLVPYQNATGLQVTSAVLAGMVWALENPQAGIVETDEMDHVRCLEVQRPYLGPVEAHYTDWTPLQDRWTQFPEDIDESDPWLFRNVLAS; this is encoded by the coding sequence ATGACAGAAGAACATCCCGTCTATGGCCGCATCGAAGGCCATATCGTCATCATCGGCTTCGGATCCATCGGCAAGGGCGTCTGGCCGCTGATCGAACGGCATTTCGAATATGACGCGGACAAGCTGACCGTGATCGAACCGGACGCCGGGCACGCCACCTTCCTGCGCCAGCACAAGCTGAACCACGTCACCACGGCGCTGACCCCCGACAATTACCGCGAGGTGCTGGGCGAGTTGTTCGCCGATGGCGGGTTCTGCGTGAACCTGTCGGTGGATACCTCGTCGCTGGACATCATGAAGTTCTGCCGCGAGATCGGCGTGCTTTACATCGACACCGTGGTCGAACCCTGGGCCGGCTATTACTTTGGCGAAACCGACAATGCCGCGCGGACCAACTATGCCCTGCGCCAGAAGGTGCGCGACGAGAAGGCGGCGAACCCGGGCGGAACCACGGCGGTCAGCTGCTGCGGGGCGAATCCGGGCATGGTCAGCTGGTTCGTCAAGGAAGGGCTGATGGAACTGGCCAAGGGGCTTGGCCGCGACGTGGACATGCCCGCCGACCGCGACGGCTGGGGTCGGCTGATGCAGTCGCTGGGCGTCAAGGGCGTGCATATCGCCGAACGCGACACCCAGGCGCGGCGCGTGCCGCGTCCGCGCGATGTCTTCGTGAACACCTGGTCGGTCGAAGGGTTCATTTCCGAAGGGTTCCAGCCGGCCGAACTGGGCTGGGGCACGCACGAGACCTGGTTCCCCGAGAACGGCCATTCCCACGATACCGGCTGCCGTGCCGGCATCTGGCTGGACCGTCCCGGCGCGATCACCCGCGTGCACACCTGGTGCCCGACCCCGGGCCCGCAATTCGGCTTCCTGGTGACCCATAACGAGGCGATCTCGATCTCGGATTACTTCACCGTGGGCGACGCGGCAGCCCCCGAGTTCCGCCCCACCTGCCACTACGCCTATCACCCCTGCGACGACGCGGTGCTGTCCCTGCACGAGATGTTCGGATCCGGCCGCCAGCAGACGAAACACCACATCCTGACCGAGGACGAGATCGTCGAGGGCATCGACGAACTGGGCGTGTTGCTGTTCGGGCACGAGAAGAACGCGATGTGGTACGGATCGCGCCTGTCCAACGAAGAGGCGCGCGACCTGGTGCCCTATCAGAACGCGACCGGGCTGCAGGTGACGTCGGCCGTTCTGGCGGGGATGGTCTGGGCGCTGGAAAACCCGCAGGCCGGGATCGTCGAGACCGACGAGATGGACCATGTGCGGTGCCTGGAAGTGCAGCGTCCCTACCTGGGCCCGGTCGAGGCGCATTACACCGACTGGACCCCGCTGCAGGACCGCTGGACCCAGTTCCCCGAAGACATCGACGAAAGCGATCCCTGGCTGTTCCGCAACGTGCTGGCCAGCTGA
- the gcvA_10 gene encoding Gcv operon activator has product MARPYDLPSMTSLVCFEAAARKLSFKDAAAELNVTPAAVSHQIKGLEDELGVSLFRRQHRGVDLTATGAYLFVALQRGFEGMSDAIGEIRGPAEAEDVVIQATTAVSAFWLTPQIAAFWRARPDIAVSQVVSDIALPGGRADLSIHYGTMPDEDESCRLLFHDDIIAVGPPTLAAGVTSVDDLLAAPLIHMVAEGTDWTGWPEWFAALNRPVPTGRRIAVNSHMIALQLARDGAGAVLGWTGLIGPLLDSGELVQLVPDRVPSPQVFYLRTHPRASARAQVFRDWLVSRN; this is encoded by the coding sequence ATGGCCCGGCCTTATGACCTTCCCAGCATGACCTCGCTTGTCTGTTTCGAGGCCGCTGCCCGTAAATTGAGCTTCAAGGACGCGGCCGCAGAACTGAACGTGACCCCCGCCGCGGTCAGTCACCAGATCAAGGGGTTGGAGGACGAACTGGGCGTGTCGCTGTTCCGCCGCCAGCACCGGGGCGTGGATCTGACGGCGACGGGGGCGTACCTGTTCGTGGCGCTTCAACGCGGGTTCGAGGGCATGTCCGACGCCATCGGCGAGATCCGCGGCCCGGCCGAGGCCGAGGACGTGGTGATCCAGGCGACCACCGCGGTCAGCGCCTTCTGGCTGACCCCGCAGATCGCGGCCTTCTGGCGGGCCCGGCCGGACATCGCCGTGTCGCAGGTGGTCAGCGATATCGCGCTGCCCGGGGGGCGGGCGGATCTGAGCATCCATTACGGGACGATGCCGGACGAGGACGAAAGCTGCCGGTTGCTGTTTCACGACGACATCATCGCGGTGGGCCCACCGACCTTGGCTGCGGGGGTGACATCGGTCGATGACCTGCTGGCCGCCCCGCTGATCCACATGGTCGCCGAAGGCACCGACTGGACCGGCTGGCCGGAATGGTTCGCCGCCCTGAACCGTCCGGTGCCCACGGGGCGGCGCATTGCCGTCAACAGCCACATGATCGCCCTGCAGCTGGCGCGGGACGGGGCGGGGGCGGTGCTGGGCTGGACCGGCCTGATCGGGCCGTTGCTGGACAGCGGCGAACTGGTGCAGCTGGTGCCGGATCGCGTGCCCTCGCCGCAGGTCTTCTACCTGCGCACCCATCCCCGTGCGTCCGCGCGCGCGCAGGTGTTCCGCGACTGGCTGGTGTCGCGAAACTGA
- the bnzA gene encoding Benzene 1,2-dioxygenase subunit alpha, giving the protein MSPALAELLAARQPGYALEQAFYCDPDIYAQDLDHIFYREWLFAIPACQLVKTGAYTRIQIGAYNVVLVKGADGQIRAFHNSCRHRGSVICKGRDGQIAKLVCPYHQWTYDLDGRLIWARDMGADFDPSKFNLKPVHLRDLAGLIYICLADDAPDFDAFADLARPYLQVHDLHNAKVAFSSTIVEKGNWKLVWENNRECYHCAGTHPALSRSFPLDPAVAGVSADGTTPPRLQAHFDKCEAAGAPSQFRMAGFAGQYRLARMPLEEKALSYTMDLKPASRRPLGRVTVPDAGTLLKFHYPSTWNHFLPDISLTFRVTPIGPQETEVTTTWLVDKDAVEGVDYDMKRLTEVWVATNDEDREIVEANQLGINSPAYSPGPYSPVMEDGVEQFVDWYVQTMQRGQAPARAVAAE; this is encoded by the coding sequence ATGTCCCCAGCCCTTGCCGAATTGCTTGCCGCCCGCCAGCCCGGATACGCGCTGGAACAGGCGTTCTATTGTGATCCCGACATATATGCCCAGGATCTGGACCACATCTTTTACCGCGAATGGCTGTTTGCCATCCCGGCCTGCCAGCTGGTGAAGACCGGGGCCTACACCCGGATCCAGATCGGCGCCTACAACGTGGTGCTGGTGAAAGGCGCCGACGGACAGATCCGGGCGTTCCACAATTCCTGCCGCCACCGCGGGTCGGTCATCTGCAAGGGCCGCGACGGGCAGATCGCCAAGCTGGTCTGCCCCTATCACCAGTGGACCTATGACCTGGACGGCCGCCTGATCTGGGCGCGCGACATGGGCGCCGATTTCGACCCGTCCAAGTTCAACCTGAAGCCGGTGCACCTGCGCGACCTGGCCGGGCTGATCTACATCTGCCTGGCCGACGACGCCCCCGATTTCGACGCCTTCGCCGATCTTGCCCGGCCCTACCTGCAGGTCCACGACCTGCACAATGCCAAGGTCGCCTTCAGTTCGACCATCGTCGAAAAGGGCAACTGGAAGCTGGTCTGGGAAAACAATCGCGAATGCTATCACTGCGCCGGCACGCATCCCGCGCTCAGCCGGTCCTTTCCGCTGGATCCGGCCGTCGCCGGTGTGTCCGCCGATGGCACCACCCCGCCCCGCCTGCAGGCGCATTTCGACAAGTGCGAAGCCGCCGGCGCGCCGTCGCAGTTCAGGATGGCGGGTTTTGCCGGCCAGTACCGGCTGGCGCGGATGCCGCTGGAAGAAAAGGCGCTGTCCTACACGATGGATCTGAAACCCGCCTCGCGCCGTCCGCTGGGCCGGGTCACCGTTCCGGATGCCGGCACGCTGCTGAAGTTCCACTATCCCTCGACCTGGAACCACTTCCTGCCCGATATCTCGCTGACCTTCCGCGTCACCCCCATCGGCCCGCAAGAAACCGAGGTCACCACCACATGGCTGGTCGACAAGGACGCCGTCGAGGGCGTGGATTACGACATGAAGCGCCTGACCGAGGTCTGGGTCGCCACCAACGACGAGGACCGCGAGATCGTAGAGGCCAACCAGCTGGGCATCAATTCGCCCGCCTACAGCCCCGGCCCCTACAGCCCGGTGATGGAGGACGGAGTGGAACAGTTCGTCGACTGGTACGTGCAAACCATGCAGCGCGGCCAGGCGCCCGCGCGGGCCGTCGCGGCGGAATAA
- the hmp_3 gene encoding 3-ketosteroid-9-alpha-hydroxylase reductase subunit yields MTAMTPTLAFWNDDEPLECVSYLPETPNVATFTFQAPSGAMFRYKPGQFVTLELPVAGGPLHRTYTVSSSPSRPTSLSITVKAQDSSLGTRWMLENLRPGVRLKAIGPGGTFSHLNHPSSKYLFISAGSGITPMMSMTTDMYDGGRDTDIVFINCARRPSEIIFRERLEHMASRISGIEIAWVVEQTDPFRPWTGYRGQLNQLLLGLAAPDYLEREVFCCGPEPFMTAVREALAGLGYDMDRYHQESFSAPVGSTEEVPEGIELDDDVKAQVEFTTSGVTIECAETETLLAVAKSAGLAIPSGCTFGVCGTCKVKKTEGQVHMVHNGGITDDDIADGYILACCSNPIGKVSIEA; encoded by the coding sequence ATGACAGCAATGACCCCGACCCTCGCCTTCTGGAACGACGACGAACCGCTGGAATGCGTGTCCTACCTGCCCGAAACGCCGAACGTGGCGACCTTCACCTTCCAGGCGCCTTCGGGGGCCATGTTCCGCTATAAACCCGGGCAGTTCGTGACGCTTGAACTGCCCGTGGCCGGCGGGCCGCTGCACCGGACCTATACGGTGTCGTCCTCGCCCTCGCGGCCGACGTCGCTGTCGATCACGGTCAAGGCGCAGGACAGTTCGCTGGGCACCCGCTGGATGCTGGAAAACCTGCGCCCCGGCGTGCGGCTGAAGGCGATCGGCCCGGGCGGCACGTTTTCGCACCTGAACCACCCGTCGTCCAAGTACCTGTTCATCTCGGCCGGCTCGGGCATCACGCCGATGATGTCGATGACCACCGACATGTACGACGGCGGCCGCGACACGGACATTGTCTTCATCAACTGCGCCCGCCGTCCGTCGGAGATCATCTTCCGCGAGCGGCTGGAACACATGGCCAGCCGCATTTCCGGGATCGAGATCGCCTGGGTGGTCGAACAGACCGACCCGTTCCGCCCCTGGACCGGCTATCGCGGCCAGCTCAACCAGCTTCTGCTGGGCCTGGCCGCGCCCGACTACCTGGAACGCGAAGTCTTCTGCTGCGGCCCCGAACCCTTCATGACCGCCGTGCGCGAAGCGCTGGCCGGGCTGGGCTATGACATGGACCGTTATCACCAGGAAAGCTTCAGCGCGCCGGTCGGGTCGACCGAGGAGGTTCCGGAGGGGATCGAGCTGGACGACGACGTGAAGGCGCAGGTGGAATTCACCACCTCGGGCGTGACCATCGAATGCGCCGAGACGGAAACCCTTCTGGCGGTGGCGAAATCGGCGGGGCTGGCGATTCCGTCGGGCTGTACCTTCGGGGTCTGCGGGACCTGCAAGGTGAAGAAGACCGAAGGCCAGGTGCACATGGTCCACAACGGCGGCATCACCGACGACGACATCGCCGACGGCTACATCCTGGCCTGCTGTTCCAACCCGATCGGCAAGGTCAGCATCGAAGCGTGA
- a CDS encoding polyhydroxyalkanoate depolymerase, intracellular gives MLYGMYQFHDDLIAPVRAFAKTMRLDGWPGLNAWNPVVPQTDAWLEMIARFRLTHHSPGFHIPSVMVGNREVAVREEVALDLPFGELRHFVKDIDTPQPPILVVAPLSGHFATLLRGTVEVLLRDHDVYITDWKNARDVPLAEGEFGVEDYVDYVIRFLEAIGPGSNVLAVCQPCVQALIAVSVMSQQNNPATPRTMTLMAGPIDVRESPTMVNELAFDKPYAWFEKNVIATVPNRYKGAGRKVYPGFVQLTAFMAMNMDRHRDQHKKLYKHLARGEFAEARRIKEFYDEYFAVLDLTAEFYLETIDRIFQRAELAKGEFTYRGELVDPGAIRQTALLTVEGGRDDICSLGQTAAAHDLCRSLRPHLKRHHLQANVGHYGVFNGRRWEREIYPVVRNMILAME, from the coding sequence ATGCTCTACGGGATGTATCAGTTCCATGACGACCTGATCGCCCCGGTTCGCGCTTTCGCCAAGACCATGCGGCTGGACGGTTGGCCCGGGTTGAATGCCTGGAACCCGGTTGTCCCGCAAACGGATGCCTGGCTGGAAATGATCGCGCGCTTCCGGCTGACCCATCACAGCCCCGGCTTCCACATCCCGTCGGTCATGGTCGGCAACCGCGAGGTCGCGGTGCGCGAGGAAGTGGCCTTGGACCTGCCCTTTGGCGAGCTGCGCCATTTCGTCAAGGACATCGACACGCCGCAGCCGCCCATTCTGGTGGTCGCGCCCCTTTCGGGCCATTTCGCGACCCTGCTGCGCGGCACGGTCGAGGTGCTGCTGCGCGACCATGACGTCTATATCACCGACTGGAAGAACGCCCGCGACGTGCCCCTGGCCGAAGGCGAATTCGGGGTCGAGGATTACGTCGACTACGTGATCCGCTTTCTTGAGGCGATCGGGCCGGGCAGCAACGTTCTGGCCGTGTGCCAGCCCTGTGTGCAGGCGCTGATCGCCGTGTCGGTCATGTCGCAGCAGAACAACCCGGCGACGCCCAGGACGATGACGCTGATGGCCGGGCCCATCGACGTGCGCGAAAGCCCGACGATGGTCAACGAACTGGCCTTCGACAAGCCCTACGCATGGTTCGAGAAAAACGTGATCGCCACCGTGCCGAACCGCTACAAGGGCGCCGGGCGCAAGGTCTATCCGGGCTTCGTGCAGCTGACGGCGTTCATGGCGATGAACATGGACAGGCACCGGGACCAGCACAAGAAGCTGTACAAGCACCTGGCGCGGGGCGAATTCGCCGAGGCCAGGCGGATCAAGGAATTCTACGACGAATATTTCGCCGTGCTGGACCTGACCGCCGAATTCTACCTGGAAACCATCGACCGGATCTTTCAGCGCGCCGAACTGGCCAAGGGTGAATTCACCTATCGCGGAGAACTGGTGGACCCCGGCGCCATCCGCCAGACCGCATTGCTGACGGTCGAGGGCGGGCGGGACGACATCTGTTCGCTGGGCCAGACGGCGGCGGCGCATGATCTTTGCCGGTCGCTGCGTCCGCATCTGAAGCGGCACCATCTGCAGGCCAATGTCGGCCATTACGGCGTCTTCAACGGGCGCCGCTGGGAACGCGAGATCTATCCGGTCGTGCGCAACATGATCCTGGCGATGGAATAA
- a CDS encoding methyltransferase, FkbM family yields the protein MFSSLRFLKWRIGHPQRDRLRRDVISWIATRPDDPELQEVAAFLEKNAPTYLPYDFACAQQDNPVHVELDRATGLPVIDHGGKRLFWREGRKTKRIPRDYNALLAEQDPRSPHRYLTGDFDIAPGDVLVDAGSAEGILTLDVIDRVGHAYLFEADPRWTRALEATFAPWKDKVTIVPKYVGDETRDDMVRLDDYFGPERRIDFLKLDVEGWESRVLEGAREMLTSGRVARAAVCAYHYPQDEEQLSALLRDMGFDVETSDRYMLLYRDEGLAPPYLRRGLLRATRPERAERAERA from the coding sequence ATGTTTTCGAGCCTCCGGTTCCTCAAGTGGCGCATCGGCCATCCGCAACGTGACCGGTTGCGGCGCGATGTCATCAGCTGGATCGCCACCCGCCCCGACGATCCGGAACTGCAGGAAGTCGCCGCTTTCCTTGAGAAAAACGCGCCGACCTACCTGCCCTACGACTTCGCCTGCGCCCAGCAGGACAACCCCGTCCATGTCGAGCTGGACCGCGCCACCGGCCTGCCGGTGATCGACCACGGCGGCAAACGGCTTTTCTGGCGCGAGGGGCGCAAGACCAAACGCATCCCCCGCGACTACAACGCGCTGCTCGCCGAACAGGACCCGCGGTCGCCCCATCGCTACCTGACCGGCGATTTCGATATCGCGCCCGGCGACGTGCTGGTCGACGCGGGATCGGCCGAAGGCATCCTGACGCTGGACGTGATCGACCGCGTCGGCCATGCCTACCTGTTCGAAGCCGATCCCCGCTGGACGCGCGCCCTGGAAGCCACCTTTGCGCCCTGGAAGGACAAGGTGACGATCGTGCCCAAGTACGTGGGCGACGAGACGCGCGACGACATGGTCCGGCTGGACGATTACTTTGGCCCCGAGCGGCGCATCGATTTCCTCAAGCTCGACGTCGAAGGCTGGGAATCCCGCGTGCTGGAAGGCGCGCGCGAGATGCTGACATCGGGCCGCGTCGCCCGCGCCGCCGTCTGCGCCTATCATTACCCCCAGGACGAAGAACAGCTGTCCGCCCTGCTGCGGGACATGGGCTTTGACGTCGAAACCTCGGACCGCTACATGCTGCTTTACCGCGACGAAGGCCTTGCGCCGCCCTACCTGCGCCGCGGGCTGCTGCGGGCCACTCGACCCGAACGGGCCGAACGGGCCGAACGGGCCTGA
- the idiA gene encoding Iron deficiency-induced protein A precursor, protein MKKTLLLAALFAGCATLAVADPSGKLVLYTSQPNADAQQTVDAFTAKYPDVQVDWFRDGTTKVMGKLYAEFEAGQPQPDLLLIADMVTMEGLEAEGRLMAYPDADTSAYDARLMDPEGHYFSTKLITTGIVYNTSATMVPTSWKDLLKPEARGQIAMPSPLTSGAATIHMDALTSDPDLGWDYYKGLADQGANPQGGNGGVYKAVAGGEKLYGFVVDYLPIRSKADGAPVEFVFPEEGVSAVTEPVAILSTAKNPEAAKAFVDFLLSTEGQELAARMGYLPANPEVAAPEGFPPLSKIKLIDFDPAKALAEDTENKEKFLDIFGG, encoded by the coding sequence ATGAAAAAGACGCTTCTTCTCGCCGCGCTGTTTGCGGGCTGCGCCACGCTGGCTGTGGCCGATCCGTCGGGCAAGCTGGTGCTTTACACCTCGCAGCCCAATGCCGACGCCCAGCAGACCGTCGACGCCTTCACCGCGAAATACCCCGATGTCCAGGTCGACTGGTTCCGCGATGGCACCACCAAGGTCATGGGCAAGCTGTACGCCGAATTCGAAGCCGGCCAGCCGCAACCCGACCTGCTGCTGATCGCCGACATGGTCACCATGGAAGGGCTGGAAGCCGAAGGCCGCCTGATGGCCTACCCCGACGCCGACACCTCGGCCTATGACGCGCGGCTGATGGACCCCGAAGGGCATTATTTCTCGACCAAGCTGATCACCACCGGCATCGTCTACAACACTTCCGCCACGATGGTTCCGACGTCGTGGAAGGACCTGCTGAAGCCCGAGGCCAGGGGCCAGATCGCCATGCCCTCGCCGCTGACCTCCGGCGCGGCCACGATCCACATGGATGCGCTGACCTCGGATCCGGACCTGGGCTGGGATTACTACAAGGGCCTGGCTGACCAGGGCGCCAACCCGCAGGGCGGCAACGGCGGCGTCTACAAGGCGGTTGCCGGGGGCGAAAAGCTGTACGGTTTCGTGGTCGACTACCTGCCGATCCGCAGCAAGGCGGATGGCGCGCCGGTCGAATTCGTCTTTCCCGAGGAAGGCGTGTCGGCCGTGACCGAACCTGTGGCGATCCTGTCCACCGCCAAGAACCCCGAAGCCGCCAAGGCCTTTGTCGACTTCCTTCTGTCGACCGAAGGCCAGGAACTGGCGGCCAGGATGGGCTATCTGCCGGCCAACCCCGAGGTGGCCGCGCCCGAAGGTTTCCCGCCGCTCTCCAAGATCAAGCTGATCGACTTCGACCCCGCCAAGGCGCTGGCCGAAGACACCGAGAACAAGGAGAAATTCCTGGACATCTTCGGCGGCTGA
- the potH_10 gene encoding Putrescine transport system permease protein PotH has translation MLKDLSRGEALSLAALVLFFGVLFAMPLGLLAKVGLTDGGVPSLAPLLEALQSGSVRRAAWQSFESAAVSGLAALVLGTGLALVLGLTDVRLKGAVIFLLLLPMMIPPQVTAIAWIQALGPGSPVLNWLGVAPPPGSPHPLYSAFGVMLLLTFQHTPLVILVVLAALRAIPREMSEAARISGAGPVYLLRRILLPLLAPTLLAGFMLAFVSALGNFGIQSILGIPARYTTLPVLIWRRLSSFGPSVLTDVAVISILLAVVAVLAIVLQLALQRRFRARVIGPPQPPLRIVLGRWRSLAEAGLAVYILATLVLPLTALLATALVRTYGLPLNADTVTFDNFAEILFRQPATARAFLNSSLTAGAAAVLLAGISILVGFFLTRPGATGRRVGGLVSGGADVSYAIPGLVISIAFILAFIRPLPLVGVSLYNTLGIIFLAYLTAFLSIGLKPVIAAYAQLDPSLDDAARVSGAGFGLRLRRVFAPLVAPAAASGAILVFLTAYNEVTVSALLWSTGNETIGTSIFNYEDGGYTTLAAAMSCITVVATVALMAGLDRAGRRLPPGVVPWRM, from the coding sequence GTGCTGAAAGACCTGTCGCGCGGCGAGGCCCTGTCCCTTGCCGCGCTTGTGCTGTTCTTCGGGGTGCTGTTCGCGATGCCCCTTGGCCTGCTGGCCAAGGTGGGGCTGACCGATGGCGGCGTGCCGTCGCTGGCCCCGCTGCTGGAGGCGCTGCAAAGCGGTTCGGTGCGCCGCGCCGCCTGGCAGTCGTTCGAAAGCGCCGCCGTTTCGGGGCTGGCCGCGCTGGTTCTGGGCACCGGGCTGGCGCTGGTCCTGGGGCTGACCGATGTGCGGCTGAAGGGGGCGGTGATCTTCCTGCTGCTGCTGCCGATGATGATCCCGCCGCAGGTCACCGCGATCGCCTGGATCCAGGCGCTTGGCCCCGGCAGCCCGGTGCTGAACTGGCTCGGGGTCGCGCCGCCGCCCGGTTCGCCCCATCCGCTTTATTCCGCCTTCGGGGTGATGCTGCTGCTGACGTTCCAGCACACGCCGCTGGTGATCCTCGTGGTGCTGGCCGCCCTGCGCGCCATCCCGCGCGAGATGTCCGAGGCCGCCCGGATCTCCGGCGCCGGGCCTGTCTACCTGCTGCGCCGCATCCTGCTGCCCCTGCTGGCGCCGACCCTGCTGGCGGGGTTCATGCTGGCCTTCGTCTCGGCGCTCGGCAATTTCGGGATCCAGTCCATCCTGGGCATCCCGGCGCGCTATACCACCCTGCCGGTGCTGATCTGGCGCAGGTTGTCGAGCTTCGGGCCGTCCGTTCTGACCGACGTCGCGGTGATCTCGATCCTTCTGGCCGTGGTCGCGGTGCTGGCCATCGTCCTGCAGCTTGCCCTGCAGCGCCGCTTTCGCGCCCGGGTCATCGGCCCGCCGCAACCGCCCCTGCGCATCGTCCTGGGCCGCTGGCGCTCCCTGGCCGAGGCCGGGCTGGCCGTCTACATCCTTGCCACGCTGGTCCTGCCCCTGACGGCACTGCTGGCCACGGCGCTGGTGCGCACCTATGGCCTGCCGCTGAATGCCGACACGGTGACATTCGATAACTTCGCCGAGATCCTCTTTCGCCAGCCCGCCACGGCGCGCGCCTTCCTGAATTCATCGCTGACCGCCGGGGCGGCGGCGGTTCTGCTGGCCGGGATATCCATCCTGGTGGGGTTCTTCCTGACCCGGCCCGGCGCCACGGGCCGACGGGTGGGCGGGCTGGTGTCGGGCGGCGCCGATGTCAGCTATGCGATCCCGGGGCTGGTGATCTCCATCGCCTTCATCCTGGCGTTCATCCGGCCGCTGCCGCTGGTCGGCGTGTCGCTGTACAACACGCTGGGGATCATCTTCCTGGCCTACCTGACGGCCTTCCTGTCGATCGGCCTGAAGCCGGTGATCGCCGCCTATGCCCAGCTGGACCCGTCGCTGGACGACGCGGCCCGGGTGTCGGGCGCCGGGTTCGGCCTGCGGCTGCGCCGGGTCTTTGCCCCGCTCGTCGCACCGGCCGCGGCGTCGGGCGCGATCCTGGTGTTCCTGACGGCCTATAACGAAGTCACGGTGTCGGCGCTGCTGTGGTCGACGGGCAACGAGACGATCGGCACATCGATCTTCAACTACGAGGACGGGGGCTATACGACGCTGGCCGCCGCGATGTCCTGCATCACGGTCGTGGCCACCGTGGCGCTGATGGCGGGGCTGGACCGGGCCGGGCGAAGGCTGCCGCCCGGCGTGGTGCCCTGGCGGATGTGA
- the potA_16 gene encoding Spermidine/putrescine import ATP-binding protein PotA: protein MSVEMSGLGKSIRGNRVIDGIDVALDPGEFFVVLGPSGCGKSTLLRLVAGLETLDQGEIRLEGRKVSAPGVHVPPEARAVGVVFQSYALWPHMDVLGNVAFPAEASGLGRKAARDGARAHLETVDLGDYADRVPAELSGGQRQRVALARCLAGGARTVLMDEPLANLDPHLRGRMEGEITRFHREAGGTTIYVTHSQREAMALADRIAVMWQGRFLQVAPPQEIHDRPATEEVARFIGRAGILDATAGDGHAVAGPFSVACSGRLGPVRLVVRPGDVVLGDVVLGDVVPGRGVPARIEDAVYRGGGWEALARVEGLAEALPVASAQRVRTGESVAVDLVRAWALPAG, encoded by the coding sequence ATGTCGGTCGAGATGTCTGGGCTGGGCAAGAGCATCCGGGGCAACCGGGTGATCGACGGGATCGACGTGGCGCTGGACCCCGGCGAATTCTTTGTGGTGCTGGGGCCATCGGGGTGCGGGAAGTCGACGCTTCTGCGGCTGGTGGCGGGGCTTGAGACGCTGGATCAAGGCGAAATCCGGCTGGAGGGGCGGAAGGTGTCCGCGCCGGGCGTGCATGTGCCGCCCGAGGCCAGGGCGGTGGGCGTGGTGTTCCAGTCCTACGCGCTGTGGCCGCATATGGATGTGCTGGGCAACGTTGCCTTTCCGGCCGAGGCGTCGGGCCTGGGGCGCAAGGCGGCGCGCGACGGCGCGCGCGCGCATCTTGAGACGGTGGACCTGGGCGACTACGCGGATCGCGTTCCGGCAGAGCTGTCGGGCGGGCAACGGCAGCGCGTGGCGCTGGCGCGGTGCCTGGCGGGCGGGGCGCGGACGGTGCTGATGGACGAACCGCTGGCCAATCTCGACCCCCACCTGCGTGGCCGCATGGAGGGAGAGATCACCCGCTTTCACCGCGAGGCCGGCGGCACGACGATCTATGTCACCCATTCCCAGCGCGAGGCGATGGCGCTGGCCGACAGGATCGCGGTGATGTGGCAGGGGCGTTTCCTGCAGGTGGCCCCCCCGCAGGAGATCCACGACCGGCCCGCGACCGAGGAGGTCGCCCGGTTCATCGGACGCGCGGGTATTCTGGACGCAACCGCGGGTGATGGGCACGCGGTGGCGGGCCCGTTTTCGGTGGCCTGTTCCGGGCGGCTGGGGCCGGTGCGGCTGGTGGTGCGGCCGGGGGATGTGGTGCTGGGGGATGTGGTGCTGGGGGATGTGGTGCCGGGGCGGGGCGTGCCGGCCCGGATAGAGGACGCCGTCTATCGCGGTGGCGGATGGGAGGCGCTGGCGCGGGTCGAGGGGCTGGCGGAGGCGTTGCCCGTAGCCTCGGCGCAACGGGTGCGGACCGGAGAGAGTGTCGCGGTGGACCTGGTGCGGGCCTGGGCGTTGCCTGCGGGGTAG